tgtctgtccatctgtactGCTAActatgaaccatgtctgtctgtctgtccatctgtactcCCTCGTTAACTATGAACCAtgtctgtccatctgtactcCCCTCGTTAACTATGAACCAtgtctgtccatctgtactcCTCGTTAACTATgaatcatgtctgtctgtccatctgtactcCCTCGTTAACTATgaatcatgtctgtctgtccatctgtactcGCTAACTATgaatcatgtctgtctgtccatctgtactcCTCGTTAACTATgaatcatgtctgtctgtccgtccatctGTACTACCTCGTTAActatgaaccatgtctgtctgtccatctgtactcTCTCGTTAACTATgaatcatgtctgtctgtccatctgtactcCCCGTTAACTATgaatcatgtctgtctgtccatctgtactcTCGTTAActatgaaccatgtctgtctgtccatctgtactcCTCGTTAACTATGAACCAtgtctgtccatctgtactcCTCGTTAACTATgaatcatgtctgtctgtccatctgtactcCTCGTTAACTATgaatcatgtctgtctgtccatctgtactcCCTCGTTAACTATgaatcatgtctgtctgtccatctgtactcCCCGTTAACTATGAACCAtgtctgtccatctgtactcCTCGTTAACTATgaatcatgtctgtctgtctgtccatctgtactcCCTCGTTAActatgaaccatgtctgtctgtccatctgtactcCCTCTAACTATGAACCATGTATGTCTGTTCCCCCCACGCTTTATGGGCCGCCGTCGACAGACTTCATAAAATTGTCATCATCGTTCTGGCATTTCAGCAACAGCATGTTGTTAAATCATTCAGCTTCCCTACGAGACCAAGAGAAGGAAGCTCCAACAATCAGACCACCTCTGCTCCCGGTTCTGCTCCGGTCCTGCTCGCGGGTCACTGTACAAATACGAAACTAAGACTGAATAACAGCTCAATACAAACCAGGCAATCCTCCCCAATTTCAGCAACGCCTCACCAGGGGCCCACAGAGAAAATGGGGCCTGGGGGTACAACAGACTGGGGACAAGTAATCACAGGGCCAGGGCCCACAGAGGACATGGGGCCTGGGGGTACAACAGACTGGGGACAGGTAATCACAGGGCCAGGGGCCCACAGAGGACATGGGAGGCCTGGGGGTACAACAGACTGGGGACAGGTAATCACAGGGCCAGGGCCCACAGAGGACATGGGGGGCCTGGGGTACAACAGACTGGGGACAGGTAATCACAGGGCCAGGGGCCCACAGAGGACATGGGGGGCCTGGGGGTACAACAGATTGAGGATCTACCCACCATTCAAAGCTACACAGCACCCTTCTTAATGTtaggcatacatacatacatacatgcatacatgtgagcagggttctacctacatacatactgtcatgacgttggctgggggtaggtttatgacagttataaatacctcctcccccttcttcctctctctaccctactgatgtgacatttgaaaaccccttggttaacagagattctgggaacatcagaaggtgggaggaaattaactatattctggtaatctgaccaattgaacatatgcggtggtacttaatgaatatgatgtcagttcggttgtcatctgagacattctcatcaatgataagatgacaaaactctacagtggaaagtctacacatcagagttatcagactcacatggaattgttgttcaatttaaatgtttgaatatgaaattatttgtgatgggatgaaatgtgattttagcttctaaaatgtgagatttgggttttcataaatTAGGCCTATGCTCAATCAGTGGCAcgccctgtgaagagacatgggctataaaacttttcaaacacgccctcccctctcccttcctatataaagccttgacgacaatataacctcctgttccgaggactgACGGTCCGATTTCAGAacggttcagataataactacagaacgaagccaacatcagcgtgagctttggttgcgaatggtatgaactttggaactcttattcactacagaagtgatacctcctagccgttgagttagcaacatcAGCTGCAAACgggggttaggaaggaacagacagagtatcccatctaccatacaacgacgttactacaacgtatccaattgaccaccagagacattcttcaaaggactcggtttggcaacacggtctTTCATCAACCACCAACCGTCTGaagcagctcagagtaaatatttattgtattttccttttccaaatgggtggtaatttggaatgcatcagatactgtatttgcgatagcacagcttctcctgtgtccctcagtcttctcgCTCTTTCACActaacccagccccttttcccttTGAGTAACAAGcttttgtaatcaagttatgatttaattatgtatgtgtaattctgtgtgattagttgggtatttagtaaatacataattaaacccaattctgtatgctgattcaacttgttaggcAGGGTTTGTGCAGACAACCAAGACTTTACAacattcagatgagactgaattaagaggacgattaatattgactgctattgatgtaaaatattattaggtctttaagagtttatccGGAAGATAACATatctctataaatattattttgggtgccccgactctctagttaattacatttacatgattagctcaatcaggtaatattaattatggagaaattattttatagaatagcatgtcatatcacttaatccggcatagccaaagacacgataatacatacacacacatatcgaAAGCAGGTttctacctacatacacacaagTCGAGCAGGGttctacctacatacacacacacgtcgaGCAGGTTctacctacatacatacacacacatgccgagcagggttctacctacatacatacacacatgccgagcagggttctacctacatacacacacgccgagcagggttctacctacatacacacacgccgAGCAGGGTTCTACCTACATACATACACGTCGAGCAGGGTtctacctacatacatacatacacgtcgagcagggttctacctacatacatatatacacgtcGAGCAGGTTCTACCTACATACATACACGTCGAGCAGGGTTCTACCTACATACATACACGTCGAGCAGGGTTCTACCTACATACATATCGAGCAGGGttctacctacatacacacatgcCGAGCAGGGttctacctacatacacacatgcCGAGCAGGGTTCTACCTACATACATACACGTCAAGCAGGGTTCTACCTACATACATATCGAGCAGGGTTctaatgtgttgtgtttggtATTGTCTTGTTGGTGGAATCTAATGTGTTACATAGTATACTTTTTtatttgtttctgtctctctctgtgtgtgtgtgtgtgtgtgtgtgtgtgtgtgtgtgtgtgtgtgtgtgtgtgtgtgtgtgtgtgtgtgtgtgtgtgtgtgtgtgtgtgtgtgtgtgtgtgtgtgtgtgtgtgtgtgtgtgtgtgtgtgtgtgtgtgtgtgtgtgtgtgtgtgtgtgtgtgtgtgtgtgtgtgtgtgtgtgtgtgtgtgtgtgtgtgtgtgtgtgtgtgtgtgtgtgtgtgtgtgtgtgtgtgtgtgtgtgtgtgtgtgtgtgtaagcacatCTTTTAAAGAAGGGTCAATCAGCCATTGCTACATGTATATTTGGACTTCTAAATGGATAATATGTACCCATAGATTATTTAAGAATATTGCATCCCTCATGATCTCTGTTCAACTGTCACAGTCCACCAGAACCCAAATATAAAATAatcataaataataaataataataataaatataaacgTGTTTCACTACAATGTCAGTAAAACAAAGAAAATATGAAACtggggcggcaggttagcctagtggttagagtgtagaggtggtaggtagcctagtggttagagtgtagaggtggcaggtagcctagtggttagagtgtagaggtggcaggtagcctagtggttagagtgtagaggtggtagggtagcctagtggttagagtgtagaggtggcaggtagcctagtggttagagtgtagaggcggcagggtagcctagtggttagagtgtagaggtggcagggtagcctagtggttagagtgtagaggcggcagggtagcctagtggttagagtgtagaggtggcagggtagcctagtggttagagtgtagaggaggcagggtagcctagtggttagagtgtggaggtggtaggtagcctagtggttagagtgtagaggcggcaggtagcctagtggttagagtgtagagatggcaggtagcctagtggttagagtgtagaggtggcagggtagcctagtggttagagtgtagaggaggtaggtagcctagtggttagagtgtagaggtggcagggtagcctagtggttagagtgtagaggtggcagggtagcctagtggttagagtgtagaggcggcagggtagcctagtggttagagtgtagaggtgccagggtagcctagtggttagagtgtaggggcggcagggtagcctagtggttagagtggaggggcggcagggtagcctagtggttagagtggaggggcggcagggtagcctagtggttagagcgttggactagtaaccggaaggttgcaagttaaaatcccccgagctgacatggtacaaatctgtcgttctgcccctgaacaggcagttaacccgctgttcctaggccgtcattgaaaataataatttgttcttaactgacttggctagttaaataaaggtaaaataaaaatgtttaaaagaaatatatagcctcaaaacatgtttCAAACTATCATTGTGACATCATGGCTGGTCAGTCCTTGCCTCCACAGCTCCGTCTATGAATTTGATAGAGTGGATATGTTTCTCCAGCCTCATTGCTCAGCTGTTTACCGAAACAAGGGGAATGAGAGGCTGCTTTGTTATCGTTTCTACTGCTGATAGCCCCTTTAATGAAAAATAATATCACCCGAGAAGTCTCGGTGCCCGTGTGTCAACGCTGCGTACCTGACAGGTGCCTTCTTCATGTGTTCTCCCACGAAGGTGGCATTGGTCATGCCCATCAGGGTGTTAGCCAATGAGATGACAGAGAGCAGGTGCTGGGTAGTCACGGCCCGGGACACTCCGTATGTCCCTTTACCCACCATCTCTGACAGGGACAACTTCCTGCCTGTGGACAGGGCCATCTGACGCAGCAGGGACTCCTAATTAGTACAGAGGAGTTGCATAttgagtccacacacacacacacacacacacacatatatatatatagatatatacacacacacatatatatatagatatatacacacacacacacacacacacatatatatagatatacacacacacatatatagatatacacacacatatatagatacacacacacacacacacacacacacacacatatatatatatatagatatacacacacacatatatagatatacacacacatatatacacacacacacacacacacacacacacatatatatatagatatacacacacacacacacacacacatatatagatatacacacacatatatacacacacacacacacacacacacacacacatatatatatagatatacacacacacacacacacatacacacacacatatatatatagatatacacacacacacacacatatacacacacacatacatatatatatagatatacacacacacacacacacacacacacagatacacacacatatatagatatacacacacacacatatatatatacacacacacacacacacacatatatagatatacacacacacatatatatatagatatacacacacacacacacatatatacacacacacacatatatatatagatatacacacacatatatatatagatatacacacacacatatatatagatatacacatacatatatatagatatacacacacatatatagatatacacacacacatacacacacacatatatagatatacacacacacatacacacacacacagatataaacacacacacatatatatagatatacacacacacacacacacacacacacacacacacacacacacatatatatatagatagatataaacacacacacacatatatatatacacacacacacacatatatatacacacacacacatatatatacacacacacacacacatatatacacacacacatatatacacacacacacacacatatatacacacacacacacacatatatacacacacacacacacatatatacacacacacacacatatatacacacacacacacatatatacacacacacacatatatatatacacacacacacatatatatatacacacacacacatatatatatacacacacacacatatatatacacacacacacatatatatacacacacacacatatatatacacacacacatatatatacacacacacatatatatatatatacacacacacatatatatatatacacacacacacatatatatacacacacacacatatatatatacacacacacatatatatatatacacacacacatatatatatatacacacacatatatatatatatacacacacatatatatatatatacacacacatatatatatatatacacacacatatatatatatatatatacacacacacatatatatatatatacacacacacatatatatatatacacacacacacatatatatatatacacacacacatatatatatatacacacacacatatatatatatacacacacacatatatatatatacacacacatatatatatatatacacacacatatatatatatatacacacacatatatatatacacacacatatatatatatatatatacacacacatatatacacacacatatacatacatacacacacatatatacacacacatatatacacacacatacacacacacacacatatacacacacatacacacacacacacatatatacatatatatacacacacacatatacacacacatatatacacacacatatacacacacatatatacacacatatatacacacacatacacacacacacacacacacacacacacacacacacacacacacacacacacacacatagatatacacacacacatatacacacacatatagatatacatacacacacacacacacacacacatatatagatatacatacacacacacacacacatatatagatatacatacacacacacacacacatatatagatatacacacacacacacacacatagatatacacacacacacacacacacacacacacacacacacacacacacacatagatatacacacacacacacatagatatacacacacacacacacatatagatatacacacacacacacacatagatatacacacacacacacacatagatataaacacacacacacacacacacacatagatatacacacacacacacacatagatatacacacacacacacatagatatacacacacacacacatagatatacacacacacacacacatagatatacacacacacacacacatagatatacacacacacacacacacacacacacacacacacatacacacacacatagatatacacacacacacacatagatatacacacacacatagatatacacacacacatagatatacacacacatatagatatacacacacacacacacatagatatacacacacacacacacacacacacatagatatacacacacacacacacatagatatacacacacacatagatatacacacacacatagatatacacacacacatagatatacacacacacacacacatagatatacacacacacacacacacatagatatacacacacacacacacacatagatatacacacacacacacacacatagatatacacacacacacacacacatagatatacacacacacacacacacatagatatacacacacacacacacacatagatatacacacacacacacacacatagatatacacacacacacacacacatagatatacacacacacacacacacatagatatacacacacacacacacacatagatatacacacacacacacacatagatatacacacacacacacatagatatacacacacacacacatagatatacacacacacatagatatacacacacacatagatatacacacacacacacatagatatacacacacacatagatatacacacacacacacacatagatatacacacacacacacacatagatatacacacacacacacacatagatatacacacacacacacatagatatacacacacacacacatagatatacacacacacacacacacacacacacacacacacacacacacacacacacacacacacacacacacacacacacacacacacacatagatatacacacacacacacatagatatacacacacacacacacatatagatatacacacacacacaacaatataCAGAAAATCCATAAATTGTAACAATGTAAATCTTACCTTGAAGGTGGGCAGCATGAGAGACATATGACCTCCGCGGGATATGAGACCGAAGGAGATGGGGCAGTGGGGTTTGAGCATGCCCAGTCTGCTCAGACACACCTCGTCCAGTGGTCCGTTGAGGCCCCAGGCGTGGAGACAGGACATGAACAGTTTGGCCGTGTCCATAGTCAGGTTATACtccaacagagacagagacttaGACTTCTCCTCgcgtctcctcatctcctcctcttcctcctcgtcttCATCCAGGAGGTGCTC
The DNA window shown above is from Oncorhynchus gorbuscha isolate QuinsamMale2020 ecotype Even-year unplaced genomic scaffold, OgorEven_v1.0 Un_scaffold_7502, whole genome shotgun sequence and carries:
- the LOC124029748 gene encoding WD repeat-containing protein 7-like is translated as GNLQKYSNNSLVVQAMKTNLTDPDMHVLFFDVESVIIQLLTEEAQRPNPTLVSPETLQKAQGAADKGGSFLANKIFKQVKETMKETIKEHLLDEDEEEEEEMRRREEKSKSLSLLEYNLTMDTAKLFMSCLHAWGLNGPLDEVCLSRLGMLKPHCPISFGLISRGGHMSLMLPTFKESLLRQMALSTGRKLSLSEMVGKGTYGVSRAVTTQHLLSVISLANTLMGMTNATFVGEHMKKAPV